CCATTTTAATATGCCAAGGTggtgaataaaaaattgcaaaatattttttgtaaaaattgttttaaaattttttacctTTTCCATATAATAGCTCCAACAAATTTTCTCTTTCAGTTTGTATTGCTTTCTCAGTTTCCAcctaaatttttatataaaattgtaaataataaattatgcaAACAATATAGAACATGCCATACTAATTTGAATAATGTACATATGCAGACACACTTATAAAGGtgttatatgttttataaattattaccagcttattgtttttttcttctaatTCTTTGATTAGTTCATCTTTTTGAGATAGCTCTATTTGAAAAGtctttaatttgttttcattttttcctaACACATTTTTCATGTCATTGGTGCTTTTCATCAGGTCTTCTATTTTTCCAGTTAATCTAAAGAAAGTTGAAAAGGTGTACATAAAATtgtagaaaaataattatatcaaaCGATCCATACAAACAATAAACTCTTTAAACTTCAAATGTAAGATAGACATGATATATAGATAACTTACtcgataataattttttcttttttttgtaactCATTGAAATATTCATCTTTGGCTTTAGTTAATTCTTCGttactttttaataattctaaattctgatataatgaaaaaaaatatataaaaaaaaaaattaaattatttattatatagacatatttgtaaatatttatgctTTGCTTGTATTTACCTTCATTTGGTTATTCAACTGTGatttcatttttgtttccttttttgaatatacaAAAGCTAAATCCTCGATCCTacaaaattacaaaaacatacatatatatctaGACTAAACAatgtaaaatttataaacaaaattcactttgtttctttaattacctttttgttattatgtGGTTTTCACCTAATGTATCGAAGAATGTGCACtgcaaaaaaagaaaaaacaaatacatAACCATGTAAATGCATAAGTATGCAAAAGGGTagaaaaattgaaaaatataaattacatATAGTTGCTCTATTGCATTCTCAATGTATGTATTCtggatttttatattatccaTAGGAATTTCCATTTTTGAGTTTTCTactaaatttaatttgttcataatattttcatattcttttgtaatttcatttttgtcATTGCAAtctttttctaattttctaattttttttttaaacatttttttatttttgtttagtgattttattttattttcaagctttttattttctttaaataatatattattgtattgtttttcttttttcaattCTAAGCATGTTTCTTTTAGTTGTAGTTCCAAATTTGTGTCCAATTTATGGttgtcattattttcattaattttttcatagcactttaacatttttgtattatcatttatagaACCTTTATTTGTCTTACTTcctatttgttttatttcattcGAGTTTTTAGAAGTTTTATAAGAAGCATtattcttatttatatcatttttttcgtcatgttgattttttttaacaaggTCTAAATgtgttttattaaatttgtcTACTTTGTTCATTTCAGACAAGTCGGAAGATAATTCATAATTTGATACACCCGAATCATTTAACAATTTGTTGTGTGATAAATTTGAAGTTTCTaaacttttaattttacataatttgttagcattttttttatatccatTATTACTCTTTAGCTTGTTCACTATTTCTTTACTTTCATTGCACATGGATTGTGTTTCtccttcttcttcttctacTACAACATCTGGTCTGACATTATTACTTCCCTTTTCAAAGACAGTGTTCAAGCTTAAGTTTTGTTTAGCAGAACTATTATCAGCATtgttatttatgttttcatttgctgaatcaaaatattttgaatacCCATGATTTACACATTTTCTGTTTATATTACCTTCTATTACATCTAAATGTGTATCTGcatattctttttctaTCATTTGGGTTCTAACTTTATTAGATTCATCaatgttttcatttttatgtatattagaTTGAGGGATAGAATTTGTGCCACTATCATTTTGCTCAAGAGTAGGACTTTGACTAATTTGTTCGAATTCACTATTAAGTATGTCATTTTCTATAGATGTATGATTTACATAATTTGAATCATCTAAATGTTTATCATTGggttctatttttttaaatatttttttattttttacaatagatgaaaaagaacagcttgtttcattttcttcaatattattatttattatattatctaTGCTctcattaaaattgttgGAATTGGTATtagcatttttatttttaataattttgttattaattTGAGTAGAAACAGAATAATAGTTATtcttgttatatttttttgttttttttttcaatgaaatatcattttttttatatatttccttttcattactgtctatttttatttcattacaATTATAACTATGTAAtcgattattttttttaattacatCTCTCAATCTAACTATTTGCTCATTTGATTCTATAGATTCATTTTCctcactatttttattatgataattttctttaagcatatttttttttaaattattataaaaaggaaCTACCTCTTTTGATTTTGtttctacatttttattggtATTTTGTATCAAGTTTGGATTAATAAAATCTGTAAAATtatcttcttctttttcgTTCTCTATTTCATCATCTGAATCACTCACTTCTATTTCACTATTCATTTCGGATTCATTGTTAGATGCATATACCTCTTTTTCGTCCTCTATTTTATCATAGGAATCACTCACTTCTATTTCACTATTCATTTCGGATTCATTGTTAGATGCATATACCTCTTTTTCGTCCTCTATTTTATCATAGGAATCACTCACTTCTACTTCTTTTGTAACTTCATgagaatttttatatttggattcattttctttaatatttaatttgtcATTTTCGACAGTTTCTATTTCTTCTATTTCTAAATCCGTTAATTCCGTTTCTGATTTATGCATCTGTTCAccttcttctttttcttccCTTCTTTCTGATTCTAGATTCATATCTACATCGTCTTCATATTCGCTTTCAACTTCGCTATCACCTTGATTCTTTACACTATATACATCTACCTCGTTCCTAGttatttcttcttctttCTCCTCCTCATTTTCAGCTTCACTATCATCTTGATTCTTTATACTGTCTACATCTACCTCGATTTTAGCTATTTCATCTTCGCTTTCAATTTCACTATCATCTTGATCCTTTATGGGATCTACATCTACTTCGCTTTTAGCTATTTCTTCTTCACTTTCAACTTCGCTATCACCTTGATTCTTTATACCATCTATATTTACTTCACTTTTAGCTATTTCTTCCTCTTCTTCCTCCTCCTCACTTTCAGTTTCACTATCACTTTGATTCTTTACACTATATACATCTACCTCGCTTTTAGCTACTTCTTCTTCGCTTTCAATTTCACTATCACTTTGATTCTTTACACTATATACATCTACCTCGCTTTTAGCTACTTCTTCTTCGCTTTCAATTTCACTATCACTTTGATTCTTTACACTATATACATCTACCTCGCTTTTAGCTATTTCTTCTTCACTTTCAACTTCGCTATCACCTTGATTCTTTATACTATCTATATCTACCTTGCTTTTAGCTATTTCATCTTCACTTTCAACTTCGCTATCACCTTGATTCTTTATGGGACCTACATCTATCTCACTTCCAGTCATTTCTTCCTCTTCACTTTCAATTTCACTATCATTTTGATTCTTTATGGGACCTACATCTATCTCACTTTCAGTCATTTCTTCCTCCTCACTTTCAATTTCACTATCATTTTGATTGTTTATTTGGTCTGCATCTACCTCATCATTTTCTACTTTGCTTGGTTCGACTTCTTCTTCACTTGTGTCATCTTCTTTTTGACTTTCTGATTCATCCTTAGAATCCGTTGCAATTTCTACTTTCTCATCTTCATCCTCCTCAGTATCATTTGATTCTACATCTATTTCTTTTCGACTTAAAGGAGTTGGAATATCCCTTTCCCCTTGGTTACTCTCAAAATAATcactttcatttttatcatagaACCCCGAATCATTCAATTCAATACGATCCTTTGgtttatatacaattttttcagTCTCACTATGagtatttatttcattacttttgtttacaaaattatcatatttatttttagaaatacatttatcattttctattaAGTTTGAATTTTCCTCGGTTTCTGCCTCTGCTTCTACATCTGGTTCAGAACCCACATCTGAATTAGTATAAGTAGTATATGAATCACCATCTTCCTCATCATCTGCATCACATAACTCATGGCCCaaaatgttaatattttcatttgatgAAACAGTGTCTGAAAAATCTGTTATAAgttctttttttgtattaacattttttaatacattaAAGACAGATGCAAGTAGCCGTTTTGGTTTGAATACTTTGTTATTACctagtaataatatattttgtaaatttatgtttttgtatttttttacaatacaTGAAAAATAGGAGCAAtaagtattattattttttgtttttttatcatgatattttttaagcCAATCTTTGTTatctaaaatataaaaaagttgtACTGGATGACTAATTAAATTTGATCTAAGATCTAAaacttttaaattttttaaaacactTAATCCTTTTAAATTAGTTAATTTATTGCCTCTTAGATGCAAAGTTTCtatagaattaaaaaatagaatcATAACATCTTTTTCAGTTTTacttgaaataaaattatttatgtgtGCATCATTAATATCACTTTCTGCACTTTCAGACTTGGTACTTTTTGATATGTTTGTTTCATtggaattatttaatttatttctctTGTTTAAAATGTGAAGgtatttttcaaatgttGCTAACCTTTTAATATTGTTGTAACTTACATCTAagtattttaaattactTAATGGGAAATCATTATTtgtgtaatatattttatcataaagaaaactattattatatttatcatgaatattataattttttaaatcatttgaataatttgaaggaatatcatttttataattataacttttatctatataattattttttctactaTTATCTGAACCCGTTTCTTCATCAGTTTCATATTCAAATTCTGATTCTTCTCTTTCATCTGTTAAACTCTTAAAACAAATGTCACTAAGATTATTATGAtcacaaattattttttcgattGAACAAGGAATATAATCACCATCTAATGAAGTTAATTCATTATtggaaatatttaatattttcaaattttcaaaatgtCTTAACCCTTTAAGagatttaatattattatatgaaacaTCTAAATAGGTTATACTTGTATAATCACAATTTAGTTCGATCAGTTTTTCAAGGATCACATCACTATCCTCtaaactttttaatttacatCTAGATAAATCGAgcaacatttttaaatacacaAAAATAAGCTATATAGATACATtcataaacaaataaagaGAATCAAATAAAGTAAAGCTTTACAACAAAAAACATGCACACATATATTCAATTATACACAAAATTGTTtatcttattttattttaatgtgATACAGAATCTATCGATATTATTGCacgttttaaaatatatttaactaTCCTAAGATGCGTGCACaaactatatataaatgtataacATACAGATGTATGGATTCAGAATCCGTATTAACTTATATTATTCggcaataatttttatctttgtattttcaatgaattataaaattgttacAATATACATACTATCACAGTCGCTAGCTGCAAACAGGGTgtgtacataaaaaataaaccaacaaaaaataaaaatgcaaaaaaatataaacacaaacaaataagaataaaattaGGCATACATTGACAGTAGAATAAAAGCTAAATTATGAACTGGTGTAAagacaatattttttttattgttctattttactaatttttataatttatcaaacaaatgaaaaaatacaaaagtgcaaaaatacaaataataatcaacCAATGATacagaaaaaattaaaatgaatcataaatacaaaacaaaaatacaaaaaaaaaaataaaaaaaaataacatgcTCGAGGGAATACGTAAAACAATTAATATTGTGTTGCATACACtgttaaaaatggaataaaataaaagtgttataaaatggaaatacaataaaaaaatagaaatatagtaaacaaaataagaaaatatagTAAACAAAcaggaaaatataaaagtatattGCTATATTGACGTTTCCGTGACAATTTAGTTGTTATGTGCATGTCATTCCTATActatgaattatttttaagcGACACAAGAAagcgaaaaaaaataattgcaaaaaaagtgataatataattgaaaagaataataaatataatcgaaaaaaaattaaatataattaaaaaaaattaaatatattaacaaaatgtatatatgccTGTTTACGCATACGAAGGTTTATTTCCATAGTATCACTACCTAACAATGCagaaacaaaataaaaaaaaagtgtaataaaaaactaGAAGAATAGCTATTACCCTTTATTGAATTCATAATGGTTTAAATTTCacataaatatgatttGCTATATCAATCGAATGTAACAAATATAGTATGCAagtataaatgaaaatattgtaaatatatttgtttatgtAAATAGGAAGattaagtaaaaatatgtattttattttatacatattagtTGGAATTTTGTGGGGATGTacaaatgtatttataaaaataggatgtaaagaaaagaaaaaggaaaaaaatgcGACAGAAGGAATATTTGGAGTATTGAAAAACGTTAACATCATTTTACCATACTTACTAAATCAGATTGGGTCtctgttttattattttttattatataaatcagACATGTCATTAGCAGTCCCTTTATCAAATGTATCATCCTTtgtttttacatatatcactgaaataattgttttaaaaaaaaatattacatacAAATCAGTGCTAGGATTAATATTAGTTTGTATAGGACTTTTTATTTGCCTAAACTCTTAAAAGGACAATTACActcatacatatataaatacaaatgatcgaaaagaataaaattttaattggTTTGggaaatgaaataaaaaataaaatagttaGTAACTTCAAAAAGGGGGATGTTGGCCGAATGTATTTAgactttttaaatgataaatacaaatatgatgcatggatatatttaagtaatataaaatcatatatttgtgaaaaaaataatataatattagtTAAACCAATAAACCAAATAAATACACAAATTGGAGgtactataaaaaatatattaaattatttaaaatgtgaAGATACAAATAATGTGTGCATAATTATACCTGATATATATAGACCAATtggtaaatataaatacaaaaactatattaaaattcatgaaaaaaatggccccgatttttataatttattaaatatagatatattaaaaaatttaaataacaaaaattatttacaacTATGTTTTGGTACAAACAATTTACAAAACGAAAAAATTCTGACTGTTCATACAAACTTTCAAGATGacataaaagaaaatgaacatAAAATGTTCTTAAATACATTTAAATTAGCtgatgaatattttaataaaatatttcttaattcaaattatatatctacaaattatattcactttaaaaaaaaatatccagCAATGGAACagcaaaaaaattttaaaataagcACCTCAAAAAGACGATATATTTTAGACATATacaagcatatatataaataggtcttctttttttttttttttttttgtatcgCTATATAGCCATAATGGCTAGCTACAATATTGTTATAACATATTTACTGAACAGTTCATATGATTAtgctttatttatatatactttttgaGAAGTGTGCATTTTGTGTTTGTAAATTAATTTGAATTTCTTtccaaacaaaaaatacaaagaattatataattaaatatttagacagttataaaaaattttgtttaaatttattaatttaagaAATACTATATAATTTCACTATAATTGAAGCTTCACAATTTTTGAATTTCATAAGAACAAGGTTAACAATTATAAAACTACTGTTTTACATTTAGTGTTTATTTCGACTAGCATTgtatcaaaaatattatttatttttttatttatttcatctgTTGTAAATTTGTCACATAACTCATCACATTTAATTAgagaattataaaaatcttttatattattacttgataatgtttttatattttttgcttCTTTTACAAGTTTTGTCATTTCATTcatatgattttttaaattaagtTCAACTCCTTTAAAAtctatttttctttctttttccgCTTTTAAAACTAATTTCCCTTTgtctatattttcttcaagTTTTTTTAGTGATGATTCATAAATTCTATTTATTGTACTCTCGTTGTGGTTCCTCATTTTTGCTACTGTTAAaattgaataaaaatttgtgtgtgtgaaaaatattttttttaattgattggttttatatatgaacaaTTTGACAAGCCAATTCGaaatacatacatataatgattatttatataggATATAGCTATGcttatttgaataaaagATTGTAGCACTTTTCTAttaatcataaaaaaaaattaaaacatttttacatatgttcatacaaaaattaagccaaactaaataaacaaataacaaaatatgaaaCACATTTTATGCTTCAAATGTGCccttaaatatatttactaatTAATACTATTTGGCTCTATATTGTCAATAATATAATcccaaataaaataattacatattttgcGTAAAATTGTGtcaatatatgtttatacaAACTgtctatataatattaaaaaataaatggtaAGAGtatatacacaaaaaagtaaagttataatattcaaaaGGTGTTTGGacaaacataaaataaaaagctATGCATACAAATTaatcatttattaaaaaaaattaataaaatagcggtgaaacaaaacaaaataaaatcaaaaaaaaatgtcatatttttacaataatagaaatatgaatatcatttttctatttcatattctatagatattttttttttgttattttttttttttttgtttgcaTATAGAAAAGAGTTATctgtataattatttaatccATCAACAATTAGACAAGCTTTACATACCATATTGGATGTATAAGCCCCACATTTTATACAAGTgttaagttttttttttatgtttgtattaaaataaaaaaattcagctgaatgaattatatttaaaataatttgtgGATTAATAATTTCTAAATCTTTAATAAAACTTCTTAAATTACCACGAAAAGAGTTTGGAGAATATGTGCATTCAGTGCTAAAAAAATCAAGTTTCAAATGATAAGCATATAAAACAATCTCTTTTTCGTATGACCACATTAATGGTTTTAATCTTGGAATAAAGCCATCAGTTTTATGCTCAtactttatattatcattgcattgattttttttttcttcttctttgttattttcaatatttatttgctcTTTGCACCCACAAACTGAATTCCCagattcatttttatccaAAACATTGTTACAATTTGGAAATACATTtgtgttattattttcagaATAGCTAGCTAGTGagctattatttttttttttttccaaaacatcatttatatttttagctAGCTTATCAATATCCCCCCTGCACATGTTCATTAAAATAGTTTCTGCTAAATCATCTGCATTATGACCAGTTACTAATTTTGTggcattaaataataaagccCCTTTTTCCATAGCTTGCCTTCTAAAAACTCCACACACAgtacaattattttttttccctaTATAACTTACAACATCATCCATagtataagaaaaaatatcttgaaattttaaaactGATAATggtaaattatataatttttctaatttatAAACAACTTTTAATGAATCATCACGATAACCCTTAATTCCTTCATCAATagctaataaaaataaattccaattataattatattttttttttatattaacaagTACATGTGTTAATACGCTAGAGTCTTTTCCACCTGACACAGCAATACAAATTTTGTCATTGTCttcaaacattttttttttcaaaatagtTGTATGTACTTCATCTTCAAAGCTTTCTAAAAAACAGTATTTGCATAATTTTTCCTTATTCGAGGGTTTTAACATAcaaacattatttttgttacaCTGCTCgcataacatattttaatttttttttttttttaacccTCTTTGAAATGtttagtaaaaaatttagCTACCTTTCCTTATgcctttttgttttttttttctacattCATAATTTTCGCTATGCATTAGCTTATTTAGTATAGTACTAAAATGCATAACTTTTTTATGGATatataaactttttattttacatgtATAGAATAATCACTTATGAAATTTTCAGATCTTTTGGTATTTCTAGTATATCACatattttctcttttaATGTTGTTGTTTtagataattttattttattctttatttttttttcatcaaattttattattatggttttattttttacttttttttatcaaatattattatggttttatttttttacttttttttattttttgtggaTCGCTAAATAGGAATTGTATGCAACTCCCACAAACGTTTTTGCCCCCACATTTTATGTacaattcataaaaaaaaaaatgtaaatatatttgttgagtgattttttttttttttttttaaattagtAGTACCAAAATTATGGATAAATGTCAAAATAAAGATTGTAAAAggtttttcattttttcaaaattgtaattatttcatatacAAGGTGTCCCATGTACAACTTTCCGTATCGTTTTAGggaatatatttgtagtaACTTTTGCTTTATTATAATGCTactaaattttatattactatTCCATTtaaagttttaaaaaaaattaaaaaaacaatcataaagatataatatgtatattataaaactaAAACAATATCACAAACAATCAGGTATAAACATAACACACATACAC
The nucleotide sequence above comes from Plasmodium vinckei vinckei genome assembly, chromosome: PVVCY_01. Encoded proteins:
- a CDS encoding leucine-rich repeat protein: MLLDLSRCKLKSLEDSDVILEKLIELNCDYTSITYLDVSYNNIKSLKGLRHFENLKILNISNNELTSLDGDYIPCSIEKIICDHNNLSDICFKSLTDEREESEFEYETDEETGSDNSRKNNYIDKSYNYKNDIPSNYSNDLKNYNIHDKYNNSFLYDKIYYTNNDFPLSNLKYLDVSYNNIKRLATFEKYLHILNKRNKLNNSNETNISKSTKSESAESDINDAHINNFISSKTEKDVMILFFNSIETLHLRGNKLTNLKGLSVLKNLKVLDLRSNLISHPVQLFYILDNKDWLKKYHDKKTKNNNTYCSYFSCIVKKYKNINLQNILLLGNNKVFKPKRLLASVFNVLKNVNTKKELITDFSDTVSSNENINILGHELCDADDEEDGDSYTTYTNSDVGSEPDVEAEAETEENSNLIENDKCISKNKYDNFVNKSNEINTHSETEKIVYKPKDRIELNDSGFYDKNESDYFESNQGERDIPTPLSRKEIDVESNDTEEDEDEKVEIATDSKDESESQKEDDTSEEEVEPSKVENDEVDADQINNQNDSEIESEEEEMTESEIDVGPIKNQNDSEIESEEEEMTGSEIDVGPIKNQGDSEVESEDEIAKSKVDIDSIKNQGDSEVESEEEIAKSEVDVYSVKNQSDSEIESEEEVAKSEVDVYSVKNQSDSEIESEEEVAKSEVDVYSVKNQSDSETESEEEEEEEEIAKSEVNIDGIKNQGDSEVESEEEIAKSEVDVDPIKDQDDSEIESEDEIAKIEVDVDSIKNQDDSEAENEEEKEEEITRNEVDVYSVKNQGDSEVESEYEDDVDMNLESERREEKEEGEQMHKSETELTDLEIEEIETVENDKLNIKENESKYKNSHEVTKEVEVSDSYDKIEDEKEVYASNNESEMNSEIEVSDSYDKIEDEKEVYASNNESEMNSEIEVSDSDDEIENEKEEDNFTDFINPNLIQNTNKNVETKSKEVVPFYNNLKKNMLKENYHNKNSEENESIESNEQIVRLRDVIKKNNRLHSYNCNEIKIDSNEKEIYKKNDISLKKKTKKYNKNNYYSVSTQINNKIIKNKNANTNSNNFNESIDNIINNNIEENETSCSFSSIVKNKKIFKKIEPNDKHLDDSNYVNHTSIENDILNSEFEQISQSPTLEQNDSGTNSIPQSNIHKNENIDESNKVRTQMIEKEYADTHLDVIEGNINRKCVNHGYSKYFDSANENINNNADNSSAKQNLSLNTVFEKGSNNVRPDVVVEEEEGETQSMCNESKEIVNKLKSNNGYKKNANKLCKIKSLETSNLSHNKLLNDSGVSNYELSSDLSEMNKVDKFNKTHLDLVKKNQHDEKNDINKNNASYKTSKNSNEIKQIGSKTNKGSINDNTKMLKCYEKINENNDNHKLDTNLELQLKETCLELKKEKQYNNILFKENKKLENKIKSLNKNKKMFKKKIRKLEKDCNDKNEITKEYENIMNKLNLVENSKMEIPMDNIKIQNTYIENAIEQLYCTFFDTLGENHIITKRIEDLAFVYSKKETKMKSQLNNQMKNLELLKSNEELTKAKDEYFNELQKKEKIIIELTGKIEDLMKSTNDMKNVLGKNENKLKTFQIELSQKDELIKELEEKNNKLVETEKAIQTERENLLELLYGKDEKLVNAKEYKDEIKELQQKIKNYLHKNAHKVQDKIYEQVLDKLYDEQIKIQSLLVEKDQTIIQKNTKIENLQHQLHSWAEEASKWVSIADKHTKLITNHNTLKKNYEELKYKYIMDVKHLQTKKNEKVKELIRKFS
- a CDS encoding cytoplasmic tRNA 2-thiolation protein 1, putative codes for the protein MLCEQCNKNNVCMLKPSNKEKLCKYCFLESFEDEVHTTILKKKMFEDNDKICIAVSGGKDSSVLTHVLVNIKKKYNYNWNLFLLAIDEGIKGYRDDSLKVVYKLEKLYNLPLSVLKFQDIFSYTMDDVVSYIGKKNNCTVCGVFRRQAMEKGALLFNATKLVTGHNADDLAETILMNMCRGDIDKLAKNINDVLEKKKNNSSLASYSENNNTNVFPNCNNVLDKNESGNSVCGCKEQINIENNKEEEKKNQCNDNIKYEHKTDGFIPRLKPLMWSYEKEIVLYAYHLKLDFFSTECTYSPNSFRGNLRSFIKDLEIINPQIILNIIHSAEFFYFNTNIKKKLNTCIKCGAYTSNMVCKACLIVDGLNNYTDNSFLYANKKKKNNKKKISIEYEIEK